The sequence below is a genomic window from Rhodothermales bacterium.
GGAAGAGCCCGATCAGGTTGCGTTCGATCGTCGGGAAGTCGCGGAGCGTGTAGAAGAGGAGGACGGGGACGAGCGTCACGGTTGTGACGAGGGCAATGATGGAGGAGACGCTCTGCGTGAGGGTCTGGAGCATCACCGGGATCTGGGCCACGAGACCGCCGACCTGCTCCGGCAGGATCGACGTGAGCTTCGCTTCGAGCTCGGCCCGCTCGACGAGCCCCGACGTCTCGAGGTACGCCACGAGCGAGCTGTCGAGGATCCAGTTCACCACGTTCGAGAGGTTCGAGAGCAGCCCCGCGGCCAGCACCTCCACCTTCCCGATCACGTTCGGCACGAGGATGACGGCGGCCGCGACGAGCGCGCCGACGGCGACGAGCGTCAGCGCCAGCGATGGCGCCCAGCGCGGGACGTTCCAGCGGCGCTTCGCCGCGCTCACGGCCGGGTCGAGGAGGTACGCCAGCAGGTACACCACGGCGAACGGGAGGAGCACGCTACCCATCACCGAAACGAGCCACACGAGCAGCAGCAGTCCGCCCGCGAGAAGCATCGACTGCACGACGCGGTGCTCGCGCAGCGGCCACACGAGGACGCCGCCCGCCGCCGCGAGCAGGAGTGGGCTCAGCACCGCGCGCAGCTCGACGGCGAGGAGGAAGAGGGCGACGAGCCCGCCCAGCACAAGCAGGCCCTGGAAGACGACCACCCGCGAGAGCGAGAACCGCTCGCGCTGCTCCTCGTCGGCAGGGGGAAGGGGAGAGGACATGGGGCGGGAGGGGTGCGGGGGACGTGGCCCGCGCCCGGCAGTCAGCGGCCGCTACTGGTCGCCGGAGGGAGCCGGGTCACGGAGGCCCAACGTGCCGGCCTCGTCGTCCGCGTCCGCGTCGAGATTCACGTCGGGCACGGGCGCGTCGGCGGGGACGACGACGCCTTCCTCTTCGGCGAGGCGCTGCTGCCACTCGTAGAGCTCGCGCTCGCGCTGTTCGAGGGCCTGGTACGTCTCTTGGAGCGCTTGCTCGCGGATCTCGAACGGGGCCTTCTCGCGGTAGCCGCGCCGCTCGTAGTACCCCTTGAAGAACCAGTTCTCCTTGAGCGCCTCCATGTTCTCGGCGAGCCTGAACATGGCGAGCGTGCCCCAGTTGGCCGCGTCTTCCATCCGGTCCGTCACCGTCTCCACGTCGTCAGCGGCGGCGCTGAAGGCGGCCGTCGCGTCGAGCGCGTTCTGGTAGAGGTCGTCGTCGTTGAGGATGCGGGCGAGGGAGCCATCGCCGGTGTTGATCTTCTGGATCATCTCGTTGATCCCTCCCGACGCGTCGGCCGCGATGCCGACGAGGGCGTCGGCCTGCTGCGTGAGGCTGCGGAGGGCGACGCGGGTCTCCTGCGTCGTCAGCACGGTCTCCTCGTAGAGCCGGTCGTCGTAGAGGAACGCACCGAGCGTGCCCTCGCCGCTGCGGATGTCGCCCATGATGCCGGTGAACGCAACGGTTACCGAGTCGAAGCGCGCGACGGACTCAAACATCCGGTCCGTCACTTCGGTGAAGTTGAAGGGGTCCACGCCGCTGATCGTCCCGCCCTCGGCGACGATGGGCTCCGTGTCGCTCCCCCCGGCCAGCACCACCATCATGTTGCCGACGAGGCCCTGCGTCTGGATCAGCGCGCGGCTGTCTTGGCGGACGAGCTTCCGCGCCTCCTCCCGGATCGCCATGCCGACGGTGATCGGCGCGCCGGGCACCTCGGGCAGCGCGATGTACTCGACGCGGCCGACGCCGATGCCCTGATACTGCACGGGGGCGCCGGGCAGGAGGCCGCCGGCGTCGTAGAACTCCGCCTTCACGCGGAACGTGTCGGAGAGGAGGAACGTGCGGTTGGCGAGGACGAAGAGCGCCAGCATGAACGCGACGACGCCGCCGAGGACGATGAGGCCGAGCCGGGCTTGACGGGACATGGGGGATACCGGTTGCGTGGGGCTGAGGGAGTATAGCTAACTACGGCGGTGAGTCGGTAGTATCCGGCGAGCCGGAACGACGAGTTTCGAGCTACGAACGACGAATGGGTACTCGTCGAAAACTCGTCACTCGTCGGTCGAAACTCGTCGCTCGCGTCACGTGCCGTATTCCTCGGTGCCGTAGAAGAACTCCTCGAGGATGGGGTCTTTCGTCTCGCGGATCTCGTCGAGCGAGCCGCTCGCGATGAAGCGGCCCTGGTAGAGGAAGTGGGCCTCGTCGGTGATGATGCTCGCGGCGAGGAGGTCGTGCGTGATGGCGACGGACGAGATCCCGCGCTCGTCGCGCAGCCGCACGATGAGGTCGGAGACGACGCGGACGCTGACGGGGTCGAGCCCGGTCGTGGGCTCGTCGTAGAGGATGATCTCGGGCTCGAGGATGACGGCGCGGGCGAGGCCGATCCGCTTCTTCTGCCCGCCGGAGAGCTCGGCCGGGAACTGCTTCAGCGTCTGCGAGAGGTTCACGTCCTCCACGGCCCGCTCGATGCGGTCCTGCTTCTCGCCCTTCGAGAGCGTCGTGTGGCGGTCGAGGTAGAACCGCATGTTCTCCTCCACCGTCATCGAGTCGAAGAGGGCGCCGCCCTGGAAGAGGTAGCCGATCGAGAGGCGGACGCGGTCGAGCGCGTTGCCGTCGAGGAGGTCCACGCGCTGGCCCTTCACCCACACCTCGCCCTGGTCCGGACTGAGGAGGCCGACGATGTGGCGGATGAGCACGCTCTTGCCCGAGCCCGAGCCGCCGAGCACGACGGCGCTCGTCCCCTTCTTCACCGAGAGCGAGACGCCGCGCAGCACGTGGTTCTCGCCGAACGTTTTGTGGACGTTCCGCATCTGCACGATGACGTCGTCCGGCGGCGGCGGCGAGCCCCCGGTGACGGGCGCGGCGTCGGAGCCGTCGACCGGGGCGGTCTCGGGCATCGCGTCGGGGCCGGAGGTCTTAAAGGCGTCGAACATGGGGGACTGGGACGTCGGGGAATCGGAGGTAGAGACGCCGCGCCGGGGCGTCTCTACGGGATGGCGCGGGGCCGAGGGTCGCTACCCGCCGGACACGTCGCCGAAGACGAAGAGCGAGATCCGCACGACGACGACGTCGGCGATGAGGATGAGGAGAGACGAGAGCACGACGGCCTGCATCGCCGCCTGCCCCACCTCGCGTGTGCCGCCGCGCACGGTGTAGCCGAGGTAGCACGCCACGATGCCGACGATGAACCCGAAGATGCTCGTCTTCATCGTGTCCACGATCACGTCCACGAAGCGCATCGACGAGAACGCCGTGTCGATGAACACGCGCCAGTCCATGCCCGAGGCGAGGTTGGACTCGAGGAACCCGCCCGAGAGCGCGATCACGTCCACGAGGATCGTCATGAGCGGGAACATGATGACGCAGGCGAGCACGCGCGTCACGACGAGGTAGTGGAACGGCTTGAGCGCGGCGGCCTCCATCGCGTCGATCTGCTCGGTGACCTTCATCGAGCCGATCTCGGCGGCGAAGCCGGCCCCGAGCCGGCCGGCGAGCACGAGGCCCGTGATGACGGGGCCGATCTCTTTGAACACGCTGAGCGCGAGCATGCTCGGCAGGAACGCCTCGGCGCCGAAGCGCGCGAGCGTGCCTCGGCTCTGCATCGCGAGCACGATGCCGATCGCGAGGCCGCAGACGCTGACGAGCAGGAAGCTCTTGCTCCCCACCTCGTCCATCTGGTTCAGCAGCTCCTTGAACTCGAACGGGCGCCGCCAGAACCGCTTGAAGAACTGGCCGATGAAGGTGAAGAGCCGGCCGGCCTCGTCGAGGAAGCCGTAGAGCACGCTCTGCGAGTGGCGGATGCGCTCGATCGTCCGCTCGGTGAAGCTCTTCTCGCGGAGGATCTTCTCGTTCGCGCGCGCCTTCCGCGCCTGCCGCGTCCGCTCGGCGAACGAGGTGTCCGGGGCGGACCGGGACTCTGGATCGGTAACGCGGGAGGGCTCCATGCGGGCGGCGGCGAGGAAGACGGGCGGCGGGTCAGACGGCGGTCCCGTAAGGTAGGCGCGGACGGGGGTGAAAAGAACGGGGCGCGGCCGGTTCCGACAGGCCCTGAAGCGACTTCGCGGCATGAAATCGAAGCCGGGTGTCTATTTATTTGTCGCTTACAATGCTCATTTTTATAAGTTTGGGAGGGCGCCTCCTGGTTGGGCGACCTCCTCTCCTCCAACATAGCTCCCCGCGAGGGCAACGATAATGGCACACTTCATCGGACGTTTTGGTCTCCTCCTCCTCTTGGTTACGACGTTCATCGCCCTGCCCGGCTGCGACTCGGACGACCCCGAGGACGAGCCGCTCGGGGCCGTGTTCACGATGACGAACGCGGCGGCCGGCAACGAGGTGGTCGCCTTTCGGCGGGCGCTAGACGGCGGGCTAACCCGCATCGGCGCCGTCTCAGCGGGCGGGCTCGGCGGCGACCTGCCGACCATGCTGCCGGTGGATCCACTCGAATCGCAGGACGCGCTGATCCTGAGCGCGGACAACCAGTTCCTCTTCGCCGTCAACGCGGGGAGTGATACGGTCGCTTCGTTCCGGGTGCAGGACGACGGTTCGGTCGTGCTCATCGGGACCGTACCGTCCGGGGGCGGCTTCCCCGTGAGCCTCGCCGCGAACGGCGACCTCCTCTACGTCCTCAACGTCGCCGGGCAGGGGAACATCAGCGGCTTCCGCGTCGCCGCCGACGGCGCGCTGACCCCGCTCCCCAACTCGACGCGCCCGCTCAGCGGCACGCCCACGCCGCCCCCCCTCAACGGCTTCGTGGCGCCCGGCAACCTCTCCTTCAGCCCGGACGGCCGGCACCTCGTCGTGACGGAGAAGGCGACCGACCTCATCGACGTGTACGTGGTGGGGAGCGACGGCACGCCGAGCGCGCCCATCGTCCAGGCGTCGGCCGGGCCGACGCCCTTCGGCGGCGAGTTCGACAGCGGCGGGTTCTTCATCGTCTCTGAGGCGAACGCGATGAACCCGCTCATGCCCGTCCCCGGCGGCTCCTCTGTCACGTCGTACTCCATCGCCGCCGACGGCACCCTTAGCGCCGTCACCGCTGCCGCGCCAACGCTCGGCACCGCCGCGTGCTGGATCGAGGTCTCCGACGACAACCGCTACGTCTACACGACGAACACGCTCTCCGACACCATCACCGGATTCCGGCTCGGCGCCGACGGCACGCTCACCGCGCTCGACCCGGCGGACGGGGTGACGGCGCAACTCGGTGCGATGAGCTTCCCGCTCGACATGGCCTTCGCCGGGGAGTACATGTACGTCCTCGCGGCGGGCGGCGGCGCGGTCAACGGGTTCCGCGTCGGGGACGACGGGAGCCTGACGGCGATCCCGGGTGCCACGGTCGGCGGGCTCCCCGGCCCGACGGTCGAAGGGCTCGCGGCCTTCTGAGCTGGCCTGCGGCGGACCCCCTGCCGCTCTCGCGGTCACCCGCAAGGCTCGTTCCCGGCTTCGCGCGGCTGTCCCCCTCGTCGAGGGGGACAGCTTTGCGAAGTGCCCGGAGGGACGAGCAAGGCTGGGGGTACGTCAGTACGAGAGCTCGATCTGCGCCGCGCCGCCCGTGCCGCCGGTGTTGCGGCGCTCCAGCCGGAGCAGCAGCCAGTTCAGGAGCTGGTACTCGATCGTCACCTCGGGAATCCGCCCGTCCTGCTCCTCCCGGCGGCCCCGGCCCTCGACGACGACCTGGCTCACGGAGGCGAACGTCCGGCTCGTGACGTAGCTGCCGAACGTGACGACGATGGCCTCGTCCGGCCGCTGCGTCACCTCGACGACGTCGAGCCCGAGGGAGTTCGCCGCGAGGCCCTCGACGATCGAGGCGAGCTGGCTGACGGCGAGGTTCGAGGCCCCGGCCCCGCCCTGAAACGCTGTCCCGGCGGGACGTCCGGTGGCGATGTACGAGATGATGTCGGTGTTCTCCATCGCCGGGTCCGCCGAGAGCGTGAGTTCGAGGCCGTCCTCGGCCTGCTCGCCCTCGGCTCCAAGCCGGCCGGCGAAGGTGAGGAAGATTGTGGCCTCATCTTCTGGCCCCTGGCGCGCCGGGACGCGGAACGCCGCCTCGATGTCGATCATCGTCTCGGAGACCGGCCCGTTGAAGGTGAGCAGGCCGCGCGTGATGTCGAAGTTGCGGCCGTAGAGCTCGACTTTCCCGCGGACGACTTCGATGGAGCGGAAGAGCTGGTTCTCGCCGCCGGGCGCCTTCTCGACGAGGAGCGTCCCGACGAACTCGATGTCGAAGACCGGATTCGTCCGGCTCCGCAGCCACACGTTCCGGTTGATGTTGATGTCGAGGTCGAGCGCGAGGTTCTGCACGAAGACGGAGCGCGCCGTGTCGGCCTCGGTGATGCGGGTGCCGAACGTGGCCTCGATCCGCTGGATCTGCGCGTCCGTCAGCTCCACCTCGGCGATGTCGGGTCCGGTGAGCTCTTCGGTGAGGTAGATGTCGCCGGAGTCGAGCGTGAGCGCGCCGACGAGGCGGGGGAACTCCGTGGTGCCCGTGAAGAGGAGCGGGCCCTCGCGCGTGGTCAGCCGGAGCTCCTGGTAGGTCGGCGTCTCGATGACGTTGAAGTCGTCCATCTCGAGCGCGATCGCGAGCTCGCCGAGGGAGAGCTTCGGGAGGGTGATCGTGCCTTCGGCGAAGAGGCGGCCGTTGCCGCCGGTGCCCGCGCTCGCCTCGCGGATGCGGACGGTGTTGCCCTCGAACGTGAGGGGGATCCTGACGTCCTGGATCGTCCGGCCGAGCGTGAGGACGCCGAGGCGGCCGTCGGCGAGGAGGGCGTCGCCGCTGAGCTGGGGGTCGGACTGCGTGCCGGTGATGGCGAGGTCGATGTCGAGCGCGCCGCCGACCTCGGTGAACGTCTCCGGCGGGAGGAACGGCTCGGCCCACGCGACGGGGAACGAGTCCGCGCGGACGACGAAGTCGACGTCGGCCGAGGGCGCGGCCTCGCTGACGGGCCCGCCGAGGGAGAAGTCGAGGGGGAGGAAGCCCTCGGCGCGGAGCTCGCGGCCAGAGACGTGCGTGAGCAGGGCGTCGAGCGTGAGCCGGAAGTTGGCGTAGTCGAGGTCGAGGTCGAGCGCGCCGACGGTCTCGCCGCCGGCGACGAGGCTGTCCACGCGGAGCGTTCCGTCGATCACGGGCGAGGCGGCAGGGCCACTCAGCACGAGCGTCGTCGAGAGCACGCCGCCGACGCCGTCGTAGCCGACGAGGTCGGTGACGACATCAATCTCGAACTGCTCGACGGTGAGCACGAGGTTCTGCTCGCCGTCGAGGTCGACGACGCCGTCGACGGCGATCTGCTGGTCGCCGGAGTAGAGGAGGAGGTTGCGGAAACGGTACTGCTGGCCGTACGAGATCGTCGACTCCTGCAGCAGCTCCCACCGCTCGCCGTCCACGCGGAAGGAGAGCGCTTCGAGTGTGACCGTCTGCTGCTCGGGGTTGAGGTCGGTGCGGAGGCGGAAGTTGAGGTCGCGCCGCTGGTCCACGCCGATCTCGCCCGAGGCGGCGAGGTTCTCGCCGTCGTAGGTGAGGTCGATGTCGCCGCCGTCGATCCGGATCGACGGCAGGGCGAGGAAGCCGAACTCGACGCGGGCCGTGCCGATGAAGCCGAGGCCGAACGCCGTCGAGTCGGCCGCCGTCGAATCCACCCCGACGGCGACCGGCGTGGCGTCGGCGAGGCCGCCGACGTACTCACCGTTGAGGCGGGCGTCGAGCGTGGAGATGCGGACGTCGCCGTAGGCGAACTGCTGCGCCGAGGCCTGCACGTCGAGGCGGAGCGGCCGGCCGGGCTCGCCGCTGACGCTTCCGACGAGCCGGCCCTCTTCGAGCGTGAGCGGCTGCGCGAGGAAGGGGTTCAGCGGGGCCGTGTCTTTCACCGTGGCGTCGAACGTGAGCTGGGTCCGCTGCGTCTGCTGCGCGTCGAAGAGGGCGATCTGCCCCTCGCCCGTGGCGTCGGCGAACGACGAGCGGAGTTCGAGCCCGTCGAGGCGCAGCACGGACTCGGCGAGGGCGAACTCGGTGCGGAGCGTGTCCACGGTCGCGCCGACGAGCTGGCTGTCGCCGCCGCGGAGCGAGCCCGAAAGCGTCATCGTCGCAGGGTCGAACCCCTCGCCCTTCACGTCGAAGGCGAGGTTGACGGAGGTCGCCTCGGCCTGGTCGTCGCCGAAGAGCGCGGCCACGTCGAGGCTGTCGAGCGTGCCGGCCGTGTTGTAGGTCGGGCGCTCGTCGAAGGGGCGGCCGGAGAACGTGAACGCCGCCGCGCCCTGCTCGAAGTCGAGGTCGGCCGAGGCCTCGGCGTAGCCCCGCGCGAGGTCGAACTCGACCGTCCCGGCGTCGAGGCGCGCGCCGTTGATGCGCGACGGGAGGAGGATGACGCGGCCCGTGATGTCCGACAGCTGCGGGTCGAAGCCGTCAGCGTCGAGCTCGAGCCGGCCGTTGAGGTCGGTCTGGAGGGCGGGGTTGTCGAGCACGAGCGCGAGGTTGACGCCGCGGAACGTGCCCTCGCTGAGCCGGAGCGTGGGGACCTCGTCGAACGGCCGCCCGGCGACGGCGAACGTGAGCGCGCCCTCGGGCGTCGTCGCGTCCACGGTGAGGTCGAGCGCGCCGCTGCGGAGCGTGCCTGTGACGGTGCCGGCGGTGAGTTGCTGCTGGCGGTAGCGGGAGTCGCGGAGGTCGAGGCGGAGGTCGAGCGCGAGCGTCTGCGGGTCCGTCCCCGTGCCCGTCACGTCGAACGCGCCGGTGAGGTCGCTGGACTGGCCAGGGTCGCCGGTGAGCGCGGCGAGGTCGAGGTTGCGGACGTTGCCGCGGGCCTGATACGTGAGGGGCTCAGCGAAGGGCCGCGCCGAACCCACGGCGTCGACCCGGCCGATCTCGGCGAAGTCGGCCTCGGCGTCGAAGGTCAGATTGCCGCCGCGAAGCGTGGCGGACACGTCGGCGGCGCTGATGGCGTAGGTGTCGTAGCGGGAATCGCGGAGGCCGAGGGCGAGGTCGAGCGCGAGCGTCTGCGGGTCGGTGCCGCTGCCGGAGAGGGCGAAGGGCCCGGTGAGGTCGGTGTGCGTCGTGTCGCCGGTGACGGCGGCGATGTCGAAGTTCTGCAGCCGGCCCTCGTCCACGGTGTAGGCGAGCACGTCGGCGAAGGGGCGGACGGTGCCCTGCGCGGTGACGGAGCCGTCGCCGTCGCTGAAGTCGAGGTCGGCGTTGTAGCGGACCTCGCCCCGCGTGAGCGCGGCGGTGACGGCGGCGCGGTCGAGGTCGATCTCGCCGTATTGCGTGCGGCCGAGGTTGAGCGACGCCGTCGCGATCATCTCCTCCGGGTCGATCCCCCGGCCCTCGACGGCGAACGTCCCGCTGAAGCGGCCGGACTGGCTCGGGTCGCTGAGGAGGCGGGCGAGGTCGATGTCGTTGAGTTCGCCGCGGAGGTCGTAGGTCGGCGTCTCGGCGAAGGGACGGGCAGTGCCGCGCGCGATCAGCTTGCCGCCCGGCACGGCGCCGCCGAGCGTGAAGTCGGCGAGCCCGTCGTCGAAGGTGCCGACGAAGTCGAGCCGCTGGATCTGCTGCTCGCCGAAGGACGAGGCGCTCATTTCGAGGTCCACACGGCCGTCGATCTCCTGCAGCGACGGGCCGCTGAGGTCCACGTCGAGGTCGCCCGTGAGGTCGCCCGCGAGCGCGGGGTCGCCGAGGATGCGGCCGGGGTCGAGGTTGCGGACGGTGCCCTCGGCGGCGTAGCGGACGGGGCCGTCGGCGCCGGCCGAGAAGACGCCGTTGAGGTCGAGCGCGCCGCCCTCGCGGAACTCGGCGTCGACGCGGGCGAGGATGTCGTCGGGCGTGCCCTGCGCCTGGAGCCGGAGGTCGAGCGTGCCGTAGACCTCGACGGGGGCAAAGGCGCGGACGTCGCTGAAGGCGAGCGGGCTGGCCTGCACGTCGACGTCGAAGGTGAGCGGGCGGTCGGGATCGCCGTAGTCGAGGGCGCCGCTCGCGCGGACGTCGCTGTCGGCGGAGTTGAGGAGGAAGGCGTCGACGCGCGTCTGCGCGGCGGTGAAGGCCCCGGCCCCGGCGAGGCGGACGGGCCCGGCCTCGCCCGTCGTCGGCGCGGGCGGCGTCGCCGTCGCCCACAGCGTATCGAGCGTGCCTTCGAGCCCGTCGGCCCCGCCCGTGGTGAAGTCGAGGATGCGGGCGTGGAGGCCGTCGACGGTGAGGACGGAATCGCGGCGGGGCGAGTAGAACCGGACCTCGGCGGCGGCGCGCGCGATGCGGGCCTCGTCGATGAAAACGGTGAAGCCGGGTGACGTGGCCGTGGTGTCGGCGGCGTCGGCCGGGGCGAGGAGGCGGGCGACGTTCCACGTCGAGTCCGCGTCCTGCCGGGCGTAGACGGCGAGGCCGGCGGCGTACACCTCGCCGACCGAGAGCCGCTTGTCGAGGAGCGTCGTGAGGTTGTAGTCGATCTCGACCGTGTCGAGCGTGATCACCGTCTCGCCGCGCTCGCTGATTTCGAGCCCGATCAGGTACGCACCCGTGAGGAAG
It includes:
- a CDS encoding translocation/assembly module TamB domain-containing protein; the protein is MADVYTRDSPMPEPDPEPQRERERARWQRVLRGIGRGLLIALAVVLGLVLLVVLLLQTEFGRQKVENIAVDQIRGLLSDSATVSVERIDGNFLTGAYLIGLEISERGETVITLDTVEIDYNLTTLLDKRLSVGEVYAAGLAVYARQDADSTWNVARLLAPADAADTTATSPGFTVFIDEARIARAAAEVRFYSPRRDSVLTVDGLHARILDFTTGGADGLEGTLDTLWATATPPAPTTGEAGPVRLAGAGAFTAAQTRVDAFLLNSADSDVRASGALDYGDPDRPLTFDVDVQASPLAFSDVRAFAPVEVYGTLDLRLQAQGTPDDILARVDAEFREGGALDLNGVFSAGADGPVRYAAEGTVRNLDPGRILGDPALAGDLTGDLDVDLSGPSLQEIDGRVDLEMSASSFGEQQIQRLDFVGTFDDGLADFTLGGAVPGGKLIARGTARPFAETPTYDLRGELNDIDLARLLSDPSQSGRFSGTFAVEGRGIDPEEMIATASLNLGRTQYGEIDLDRAAVTAALTRGEVRYNADLDFSDGDGSVTAQGTVRPFADVLAYTVDEGRLQNFDIAAVTGDTTHTDLTGPFALSGSGTDPQTLALDLALGLRDSRYDTYAISAADVSATLRGGNLTFDAEADFAEIGRVDAVGSARPFAEPLTYQARGNVRNLDLAALTGDPGQSSDLTGAFDVTGTGTDPQTLALDLRLDLRDSRYRQQQLTAGTVTGTLRSGALDLTVDATTPEGALTFAVAGRPFDEVPTLRLSEGTFRGVNLALVLDNPALQTDLNGRLELDADGFDPQLSDITGRVILLPSRINGARLDAGTVEFDLARGYAEASADLDFEQGAAAFTFSGRPFDERPTYNTAGTLDSLDVAALFGDDQAEATSVNLAFDVKGEGFDPATMTLSGSLRGGDSQLVGATVDTLRTEFALAESVLRLDGLELRSSFADATGEGQIALFDAQQTQRTQLTFDATVKDTAPLNPFLAQPLTLEEGRLVGSVSGEPGRPLRLDVQASAQQFAYGDVRISTLDARLNGEYVGGLADATPVAVGVDSTAADSTAFGLGFIGTARVEFGFLALPSIRIDGGDIDLTYDGENLAASGEIGVDQRRDLNFRLRTDLNPEQQTVTLEALSFRVDGERWELLQESTISYGQQYRFRNLLLYSGDQQIAVDGVVDLDGEQNLVLTVEQFEIDVVTDLVGYDGVGGVLSTTLVLSGPAASPVIDGTLRVDSLVAGGETVGALDLDLDYANFRLTLDALLTHVSGRELRAEGFLPLDFSLGGPVSEAAPSADVDFVVRADSFPVAWAEPFLPPETFTEVGGALDIDLAITGTQSDPQLSGDALLADGRLGVLTLGRTIQDVRIPLTFEGNTVRIREASAGTGGNGRLFAEGTITLPKLSLGELAIALEMDDFNVIETPTYQELRLTTREGPLLFTGTTEFPRLVGALTLDSGDIYLTEELTGPDIAEVELTDAQIQRIEATFGTRITEADTARSVFVQNLALDLDININRNVWLRSRTNPVFDIEFVGTLLVEKAPGGENQLFRSIEVVRGKVELYGRNFDITRGLLTFNGPVSETMIDIEAAFRVPARQGPEDEATIFLTFAGRLGAEGEQAEDGLELTLSADPAMENTDIISYIATGRPAGTAFQGGAGASNLAVSQLASIVEGLAANSLGLDVVEVTQRPDEAIVVTFGSYVTSRTFASVSQVVVEGRGRREEQDGRIPEVTIEYQLLNWLLLRLERRNTGGTGGAAQIELSY
- a CDS encoding ABC transporter permease is translated as MEPSRVTDPESRSAPDTSFAERTRQARKARANEKILREKSFTERTIERIRHSQSVLYGFLDEAGRLFTFIGQFFKRFWRRPFEFKELLNQMDEVGSKSFLLVSVCGLAIGIVLAMQSRGTLARFGAEAFLPSMLALSVFKEIGPVITGLVLAGRLGAGFAAEIGSMKVTEQIDAMEAAALKPFHYLVVTRVLACVIMFPLMTILVDVIALSGGFLESNLASGMDWRVFIDTAFSSMRFVDVIVDTMKTSIFGFIVGIVACYLGYTVRGGTREVGQAAMQAVVLSSLLILIADVVVVRISLFVFGDVSGG
- a CDS encoding AI-2E family transporter, which produces MSSPLPPADEEQRERFSLSRVVVFQGLLVLGGLVALFLLAVELRAVLSPLLLAAAGGVLVWPLREHRVVQSMLLAGGLLLLVWLVSVMGSVLLPFAVVYLLAYLLDPAVSAAKRRWNVPRWAPSLALTLVAVGALVAAAVILVPNVIGKVEVLAAGLLSNLSNVVNWILDSSLVAYLETSGLVERAELEAKLTSILPEQVGGLVAQIPVMLQTLTQSVSSIIALVTTVTLVPVLLFYTLRDFPTIERNLIGLFPKVRGDRDYLTRIGHIVGSYLRGQFVISAIAAFNVSLFLALFGAPFPLLIGLVAGLLNMIPNVGIILTNVLGVVVALIFGTPIDALVVVLVLFGQQILEATILSPNILSHQVGLHPVLVILSLLVFGATMGFFGLLIAVPLTALLVTFYTTYREEMTLKLMEDAGTRTAPLIVAPESPNGGSDGRTRPAG
- a CDS encoding ATP-binding cassette domain-containing protein, with the protein product MFDAFKTSGPDAMPETAPVDGSDAAPVTGGSPPPPDDVIVQMRNVHKTFGENHVLRGVSLSVKKGTSAVVLGGSGSGKSVLIRHIVGLLSPDQGEVWVKGQRVDLLDGNALDRVRLSIGYLFQGGALFDSMTVEENMRFYLDRHTTLSKGEKQDRIERAVEDVNLSQTLKQFPAELSGGQKKRIGLARAVILEPEIILYDEPTTGLDPVSVRVVSDLIVRLRDERGISSVAITHDLLAASIITDEAHFLYQGRFIASGSLDEIRETKDPILEEFFYGTEEYGT
- a CDS encoding beta-propeller fold lactonase family protein — its product is MAHFIGRFGLLLLLVTTFIALPGCDSDDPEDEPLGAVFTMTNAAAGNEVVAFRRALDGGLTRIGAVSAGGLGGDLPTMLPVDPLESQDALILSADNQFLFAVNAGSDTVASFRVQDDGSVVLIGTVPSGGGFPVSLAANGDLLYVLNVAGQGNISGFRVAADGALTPLPNSTRPLSGTPTPPPLNGFVAPGNLSFSPDGRHLVVTEKATDLIDVYVVGSDGTPSAPIVQASAGPTPFGGEFDSGGFFIVSEANAMNPLMPVPGGSSVTSYSIAADGTLSAVTAAAPTLGTAACWIEVSDDNRYVYTTNTLSDTITGFRLGADGTLTALDPADGVTAQLGAMSFPLDMAFAGEYMYVLAAGGGAVNGFRVGDDGSLTAIPGATVGGLPGPTVEGLAAF
- a CDS encoding MlaD family protein, translated to MSRQARLGLIVLGGVVAFMLALFVLANRTFLLSDTFRVKAEFYDAGGLLPGAPVQYQGIGVGRVEYIALPEVPGAPITVGMAIREEARKLVRQDSRALIQTQGLVGNMMVVLAGGSDTEPIVAEGGTISGVDPFNFTEVTDRMFESVARFDSVTVAFTGIMGDIRSGEGTLGAFLYDDRLYEETVLTTQETRVALRSLTQQADALVGIAADASGGINEMIQKINTGDGSLARILNDDDLYQNALDATAAFSAAADDVETVTDRMEDAANWGTLAMFRLAENMEALKENWFFKGYYERRGYREKAPFEIREQALQETYQALEQRERELYEWQQRLAEEEGVVVPADAPVPDVNLDADADDEAGTLGLRDPAPSGDQ